In Fusarium oxysporum Fo47 chromosome XI, complete sequence, the following are encoded in one genomic region:
- a CDS encoding chaperonin 10-like protein, producing MSTHLAAICPGKGQPFHVRTRSTPKPGPDELLIAVKSVALNPADVIMRDQGLFITDYPTVIGFDMSGLVLEVGENVPAGDGGFQPGTRVAAYSASAWRGCAPDYGPFQEKCLVPWQHVVRLPDQNMSWNHAATLPVSVQVPLSAWDMMGIPRSYDEPPSQDLGQVEKKEALLIWGASSSIGTMGVQTGRLMCKDPKSPFAAVYATAGPANHDYISSLGADRVFDYKDSKVVESIISAAKEDALVIRHCFLAAGQLSLCQAVLKEFVHSDPAEGKTTTKLGSAPWIPADAQDVDGVEVIFVMPSAVEEKRLEQFNYWIGTYLSKTLSNGSVKPSPEPTVVGTGLDFLNSALARMSQGVSCSKLVVEIRE from the coding sequence ATGTCTACTCATCTTGCCGCTATCTGCCCAGGAAAAGGCCAACCCTTCCACGTACGAACCCGATCCACTCCAAAGCCAGGGCCAGATGAACTTCTCATCGCCGTCAAGTCCGTCGCTCTCAACCCAGCAGACGTCATCATGCGCGATCAAGGTCTTTTTATAACAGATTATCCCACCGTTATAGGCTTCGACATGTCGGGCTTGGTACTAGAAGTCGGCGAAAACGTTCcagctggtgatggtggcTTCCAACCTGGCACTCGAGTTGCTGCTTATTCTGCCTCTGCCTGGAGAGGATGCGCTCCAGATTATGGTCCTTTCCAAGAGAAATGTCTTGTTCCGTGGCAGCATGTTGTGCGTCTTCCTGATCAGAACATGTCGTGGAATCATGCTGCGACGTTGCCTGTTTCTGTCCAAGTACCTCTTAGCGCATGGGATATGATGGGAATTCCCAGATCTTATGATGAACCTCCTTCCCAAGATCTAGGTCaggttgagaagaaagaagcgCTTCTTATCTGGGGCGCGTCATCCAGCATCGGCACCATGGGCGTACAAACAGGTCGTCTAATGTGCAAGGATCCCAAGTCTCCCTTTGCAGCTGTGTATGCTACTGCTGGACCGGCAAATCACGATTATATAAGCTCACTTGGTGCCGATCGTGTATTCGATTACAAAGACTCAAAGGTTGTTGAGTCAATCATCTCCGCCGCAAAAGAAGACGCGCTAGTCATTCGACATTGTTTCCTCGCGGCAGGGCAACTTTCTTTGTGTCAGGCTGTGCTGAAGGAATTTGTTCATTCAGACCCAGCAGAGGGCAAGACAACGACCAAGCTTGGGTCGGCACCTTGGATTCCAGCGGACGCGCAAGACGTTGATGGAGTCGAAGTGATATTTGTGATGCCGTCGGCggttgaagagaaaaggCTGGAGCAGTTCAACTATTGGATTGGTACTTATCTAAGTAAGACCTTATCCAATGGAAGCGTTAAACCAAGCCCCGAGCCAACGGTTGTAGGGACGGGTTTGGACTTCCTCAACAGTGCTTTAGCCAGAATGTCCCAAGGTGTCAGTTGTTCTAAGTTAGTGGTGGAAATTAGAGAGTGA
- a CDS encoding general substrate transporter, which produces MSSPKDLAQVEHIDPDKMAFDEVERPAAREANDREHTLTLREALRLYPKAISFSLLFSTAIIMEGYDLSLLGSFYGYDAFKQKFGNEVDSNGNPIVSADWQTYIQVGGMCGQIIGLYINGWVSDAFGYKKTMLASQVLMIGLIFFPFFAPNLQVLLAGNILLGLPWGIFQTLTLAYASDVAPVVLRPYLTAYVNLCWVIGQLIGAGVLRGFSTMGGDWSYRIPFALQWAWPPFIMLGTLFAPESPWWLVRKERYEDAKRSILSLVTQCDVPFDADAQVELLKATNQMEIENSAGTNYWHCFMRSDLRRTEVASISYTAQALCGSSLMGYAVQFYLEAGLSSERALDFNVIQYCVGAVGVVLSWFLMSRFGRRHIYICGMASLFFILIAVGALGFAKKTEQTGWAIGSLLVVYTFVYDMTIGPIAYTIVAEISSTRLKAKTIVLARNFSNIAGLVTNTLMPRMLGRNSWNWGAKTGLFWAGWCLLIFIWAFFRLPEPKGRTYGELDLLFEHKVPARKFASTKVDQFPTSGSTEKVQEE; this is translated from the exons ATGTCTTCACCAAAGGATCTCGCTCAGGTTGAGCACATCGATCCCGACAAGATGGCCTTTGACGAAGTTGAGCGCCCTGCTGCGCGCGAGGCCAATGATCGCGAACACACCCTCACTCTCCGCGAGGCACTTCGCCTGTATCCCAAAGCCATTTCCTTCTCCCTCCTTTTCTCAACGGCTATCATCATGGAAGGTTATGACTTGAGTTTGTTGGGTAGCTTTTACGGTTATGATGC ATTCAAGCAGAAATTCGGTAACGAAGTCGACTCGAACGGAAATCCTATTGTTTCAGCCGATTGGCAGACTTATATCCAAGTTGGTGGCATGTGCGGCCAGATCATTGGTCTTTACATCAACGGTTGGGTATCTGATGCTTTTGGTTACAAGAAGACCATGTTGGCGAGTCAAGTACTCATGATTGGActcatcttctttcccttctttgcGCCAAACCTTCAGGTCCTCTTGGCTGGAAACATTCTTCTCGGTCTGCCCTGGGGTATTTTCCAGACTCTCACTCTCGCATATGCTTCTGATGTTGCGCCCGTTGTCCTAAGACCGTACCTCACTGCCTATGTCAACCTTTGCTGGGTCATCGGTCAACTCATCGGTGCAGGCGTTCTTCGCGGGTTCAGCACCATGGGTGGTGATTGGTCTTACAGAATCCCTTTTGCTCTGCAGTGGGCTTGGCCTCCGTTCATCATGCTTGGTACCCTCTTCGCTCCTGAGTCTCCTTGGTGGCTTGTGCGAAAGGAGCGATACGAGGATGCTAAGCGATCTATCCTTTCGCTCGTCACTCAGTGCGATGTTCCttttgatgctgatgctcaGGTTGAGCTTCTGAAGGCTACCAACCAGATGGAGATTGAGAACTCTGCTGGAACAAACTACTGGCACTGCTTCATGCGCAGCGATCTTCGACGAACTGAAGTCGCTTCCATCAGCTACACTGCCCAGGCTCTCTGCGGTAGCTCTCTCATGGGCTACGCCGTTCAGTTCTACCTCGAAGCTGGTCTTTCCTCCGAGCGAGCTCTTGACTTCAACGTCATTCAATACTGTGTCGGTGCCGTCGGTGTCGTTCTATCCTGGTTCCTCATGTCTCGCTTCGGTCGTCGCCATATCTACATCTGCGGTATGgcatctctcttcttcatcctcatcgccgTCGGAGCCCTCGGCTTCGCCAAGAAGACTGAGCAAACCGGTTGGGCCATCGGTAGCTTGCTCGTCGTGTACACCTTTGTCTACGACATGACCATCGGCCCCATTGCTTATACCATCGTCGCCGAGATCTCATCCACTCgtctcaaggccaagactaTTGTGTTGGCCCGTAACTTCAGCAACATCGCCGGTCTCGTCACCAACACCCTCATGCCCCGCATGCTCGGTCGCAACTCTTGGAACTGGGGCGCCAAGACTGGTCTGTTCTGGGCTGGATGGTGTCTGTTGATCTTCATCTGGGCCTTCTTCCGCCTTCCTGAGCCCAAGGGTCGAACATATGGTGAGCTCGATCTTCTCTTCGAGCACAAGGTTCCTGCGCGCAAGTTTGCTAGCACCAAGGTTGATCAGTTCCCTACATCTGGATCAACAGAGAAGGTTCAGGAGGAATAA
- a CDS encoding serine/threonine protein kinase — translation MYVVVTTTPIATGTPSLAIKNTFTRRLMTLIVLKTYARFYNHDGPCISISKSLIVKKGPFVHLTEAATMQFVAANTSIPVLAVNCSFVHKDRAYIRPGKLSAADLSDIFAQLRRIFQVLRALVPPDEVGVQSCLGGSLRDSRIPRSRPRFGPFKTIQDFHRWLREDLEPDNHPDRFKGQFWKEIKEMPVFTHGDLNPFNILVRGDQVVGIIDWEFAGWYPCYWEYTSAWYGNRIWQGRQELLAKFLDAYPTELEMEKTRQRWWGDF, via the exons ATGTACGTCGTTGTAACCACTACGCCCATTGCTACAG GAACACCCTCCTTGGCTATCAAGAATACATTCACCCGTCGCTTAATGACACTTATAGTCCTCAAAACGTACGCTCGCTTCTACAATCACGATGGACCCTGCATATCCATCTCCAAATCtctcatcgtcaagaagGGCCCATTCGTCCATCTCACCGAAGCAGCTACCATGCAATTTGTCGCTGCCAATACTTCTATTCCTGTACTGGCTGTTAACTGTTCGTTCGTACATAAGGACCGAGCATATATA AGGCCTGGAAAACTCTCTGCTGCTGATCTGTCAGACATCTTCGCCCAACTTCGGCGCATATTTCAGGTACTACGGGCTCTTGTGCCACCGGATGAGGTGGGGGTCCAGAGCTGTTTGGGCGGTTCATTACGTGACTCCCGGATACCGCGCTCAAGGCCTCGATTTGGGCCCTTCAAGACGATCCAGGATTTCCATCGATGGTTACGGGAAGACCTCGAGCCTGACAACCATCCAGATCGCTTCAAGGGACAGTTTTGGAAGGAGATAAAGGAAATG CCGGTGTTCACGCATGGAGACCTTAACCCTTTTAACATCTTGGTGCGGGGCGACCAAGTCGTTGGTATCATTGATTGGGAGTTTGCTGGGTGGTATCCGTGTTACTGGGAGTATACCTCGGCATGGTATGGAAATCGTATTTGGCAGGGCCGGCAAGAGTTACTTGCGAAGTTCTTGGATGCATATCCTACAGAgctggagatggagaagacaaGGCAAAGATGGTGGGGTGATTTTTGA